Sequence from the Streptosporangium brasiliense genome:
TGCGTCCGGGGGTCAGCGTCGCCATGGAGGCGGCGAAGTCGGCCGGGACCGGCATGCCGCCCCAGGCGTGCACGGCGAAGCCGTCGGGGAACAGCAGCGCCGGGCCCTCGGCGCGGTGCAGGCGCGACAGCTCGTCGAGGTGCAGCTCGGCGGGGCGCTCGCACACGATGGCCACCCGTTCGAACGGCCACCACCAGCCGGCCGACCGGGCGACCTGGACCAGCCCCTCCACCTCCGGCCTGCCCAGCGCGTCGAACAGCGACAGCCACGGCGCGTCCTGCTGGCCCAGCACGGCGTCCAGGGTGGAGGCGCGCAGCGCGGCCGCGACGGGCTCCGACTCCTCCGTCGCGGCGATGCCCCGGCGGATCTGGACGACCAGCCGGTTCACCGGATCCCAGAGCCGCCCCCCGGTCAGCGACCAGGCCAGCGGCCAGTCCACAGGGCCCAGTGAGGTGTGCGCCTCGGCCCTGGCCCGCTCCCACGGGCCGGTCCGCACCGCGTCGCGCACCGGCCGGCCGGCGCCGAGCGTGGCGATGGCCCGCGCGCCCGCGGCGGGGGAGTCGACCCAGATGATCTTCTCGGGCTCGGCCAGGCCGGCGATCCGGTATGCCAGCCGTACTCCCGCCTCGGCGCCGGGCCGGTCGGCGGGACCGGACCTGAAGGCGGCCTCCTGCCA
This genomic interval carries:
- a CDS encoding DUF6745 domain-containing protein; amino-acid sequence: MTVTTELADVLTAAALRWQEAAFRSGPADRPGAEAGVRLAYRIAGLAEPEKIIWVDSPAAGARAIATLGAGRPVRDAVRTGPWERARAEAHTSLGPVDWPLAWSLTGGRLWDPVNRLVVQIRRGIAATEESEPVAAALRASTLDAVLGQQDAPWLSLFDALGRPEVEGLVQVARSAGWWWPFERVAIVCERPAELHLDELSRLHRAEGPALLFPDGFAVHAWGGMPVPADFAASMATLTPGRIRAEENAELRRVMLEHFGYDRYLAESGATPLHRDETGVLWRIDLPDDEPVVMVEVVNSTAEPDGTFRRYWLRVPPSTRTAREGVAWTFGMSEADYRPARET